The Corvus moneduloides isolate bCorMon1 chromosome 5, bCorMon1.pri, whole genome shotgun sequence genome includes a region encoding these proteins:
- the STOX2 gene encoding storkhead-box protein 2 isoform X7, producing MHIVVTSQLLWILYWSMEPDHRGSGDVSPISMSPITQSQFIPLGEILCLAISAMNSARKQVTQEALMEHLTTCFPGVPTPSPEILRHTLNMLVRERKIYPTPDGYFIVTPQTYFITPSLIRTNSKWYHLDERIPDRSQCTSPQQGTITPSTSGCVRDRTLPKNHCDSCHCCREDMHSMHASTLQRKSAKDCKDSYCPPSLCQVPPTEKSKSTVNFSYKAETLTKPKDVEKQSKKFGLKLFRLSFKKDKTKQLANFCAQFPPEEWPLRDEDTPTTIPREVEMEIIRRINPDLTVENVMRHTALMKKLEEEKAQRSKAGSSAHHSGRSKKSRNHRKSHGKSRSHSKTRVSKGDPSDGSHLDIPAEREYEFYDPLTRSPREGCFIIEHKGDNYIMHSNPNMIESHFPMTPEWDVSGELAKRRTEMPFPEPSRGSSHSKVHRSHSHTQDRRSRNERSSKAKERSRSMDNSKGPLGSATLGTPEDTGEGCSPDDQTTSQTYIDDSTLRPSQSLSHQRALISSASYKETCIPEIAGGGVETPSSCSLLEQGKPTENLPSYSELNSCTTKSAVDDYFQCNTSSETVLTAPSPLGKNKEDHDTLTGTDGLKKITPTERQSQHIAREPGVHKEESPKGPSSGSVIAGQTPEVIANGRLVQHHSTESSSLDKRKEIFSKDTLFKPLHNTLSVNSYHKSNTPLLKPHQKTPSDTLPVRCEKLEQAMVTSVTQVMPVSQRQQETTGNQEASFDYYNVSDDDDSEEGANKNAEEEKNRDDVGTMQWLLEREKERDLQRKFEKNLTLLTPKETENSNNQRATHSARLDSMDSSSITVDSGFNSPRTRESLASNTSSIVESNRRQNPALSPAHGGAGPTFNFRATADPPTSEAEKLQKPGNCLQASVTSV from the exons GAGTTCCAACACCCAGTCCAGAAATCCTTCGACATACTTTGAATATGCTTGTACGGGAGAGGAAAATATACCCAACTCCGGATGGTTATTTCATTGTAACCCCGCAGACTTACTTTATAACACCATCTCTCATAAGAACTAACAGTAAATGGTACCATTTGGATGAGAGGATACCTGACAGGTCTCAATGTACCTCTCCACAACAAGGAACTATAACTCCCTCCACCTCGGGATGTGTCAGGGACCGAACACTACCCAAAAACCACTGCGACTCCTGCCATTGTTGCAGAGAAGACATGCACAGCATGCATGCATCTACCCTACAGAGGAAATCAGCAAAAGACTGTAAAGACTCATACTGTCCTCCTTCGTTATGTCAGGTCCCACCTACTGAGAAAAGTAAAAGTACTGTCAATTTTTCATATAAAGCAGAGACACTCACAAAGCCTAAGGATGTAGAAAAGCAGTCTAAGAAATTTGGACTCAAATTATTCCGATTAAGTTTTAAGAAGGATAAGACCAAACAGTTGGCAAATTTCTGTGCCCAGTTTCCTCCAGAGGAGTGGCCGCTAAGGGACGAGGACACCCCTACCACTATACCTAGAGAGGTAGAAATGGAGATTATTAGGCGCATTAACCCAGACTTGACTGTGGAAAATGTCATGAGACACACTGCACTAATGAAGAaacttgaagaagaaaaagctcaaCGAAGCAAAGCAGGATCTTCAGCTCACCACAGTGGGCGAAGTAAAAAGAGCAGGAATCACAGAAAGTCTCATGGGAAATCGAGGTCTCACAGCAAGACCCGGGTGTCCAAAGGAGACCCATCAGATGGCTCTCATTTGGATATACCTGCTGAAAGGGAGTATGAGTTCTATGATCCCTTGACTCGATCCCCACGGGAAGGCTGTTTTATAATAGAACACAAGGGAGATAATTATATAATGCACAGCAATCCTAACATGATTGAATCTCACTTTCCCATGACACCAGAGTGGGATGTGTCTGGTGAACTGGCCAAAAGAAGAACTGAAATGCCTTTCCCTGAACCTTCCAGGGGAAGCTCCCACTCCAAGGTCCATCGGAGCCACAGCCATACACAGGATAGACGATCAAGGAATGAGCGGTCCAGTAAGGCTAAAGAAAGGTCTAGATCCATGGATAACTCCAAGGGACCTCTGGGCTCAGCTACTTTAGGCACACCTGAAGATACAGGTGAAGGCTGTAGCCCAGATGACCAAACAACTAGCCAAACCTACATTGATGATAGTACCTTAAGGCCATCTCAGTCTCTCAGTCATCAAAGGGCTCTGATTTCATCTGCAAGCTACAAAGAGACTTGCATCCCTGAAATAGCTGGTGGCGGTGTAGAAACCCCCAGTTCTTGTAGCCTATTGGAACAAGGCAAGCCTACAGAGAATTTGCCATCATATAGTGAGCTCAACTCCTGCACAACAAAATCTGCAGTTGATGACTACTTTCAGTGCAACACATCCAGTGAGACTGTGCTTACTGCTCCATCACCACTGGGAAAGAATAAAGAGGATCATGATACGTTAACAGGGACAGATGggctaaaaaaaattactcccACAGAAAGACAGTCTCAACATATTGCTAGGGAGCCTGGGGTGCACAAGGAGGAGTCCCCAAAGGGCCCAAGCAGTGGTTCAGTGATTGCTGGCCAAACTCCAGAGGTGATTGCAAACGGGCGGCTGGTTCAACACCATAGCACTGAATCAAGCAGCCTtgataaaaggaaagaaatatttagcAAGGATACACTCTTTAAGCCTCTACACAACACTCTTTCTGTGAATAGTTACCATAAGTCTAACACACCTCTGCTAAAGCCCCATCAAAAGACCCCCTCTGACACATTGCCAGTCAGATGTGAGAAACTTGAACAAGCGATGGTAACCTCAGTCACACAAGTCATGCCCGTTTCTCAGAGACAGCAGGAGACAACCGGGAACCAGGAAGCCTCCTTTGACTACTACAACGTATCTGATGATGATGACTCAGAGGAAGGAGCCAACAAAAATGCCgaggaagaaaagaacaggGATGATGTTGGTACGATGCAGTGGCTcctagagagagaaaaggaaagggatttGCAGCGAAAGTTTGAGAAGAATCTTACTCTTCTCACcccaaaggaaacagaaaatagcaACAACCAGAGAGCCACCCACTCAGCCCGCCTGGACAGCatggacagcagcagcattacTGTGGACAGCGGGTTCAACTCTCCACG TACTCGTGAGAGCCTGGCATCCAACACTTCAAGTATTGTTGAAAGCAACAGACGTCAGAACCCCGCTCTGAGCCCTGCACATGGTGGCGCAGGCCCAACGTTCAACTTCCGAGCCACTGCAGACCCACCCACGAGTGAAGCTGAGAAACTGCAGAAACCTGGTAACTGCCTGCAAGCTTCTGTCACTAGTGTCTGA
- the STOX2 gene encoding storkhead-box protein 2 isoform X8, whose translation MAGTRVAFAEGEHCDGFWLKTSCKGDVSPISMSPITQSQFIPLGEILCLAISAMNSARKQVTQEALMEHLTTCFPGVPTPSPEILRHTLNMLVRERKIYPTPDGYFIVTPQTYFITPSLIRTNSKWYHLDERIPDRSQCTSPQQGTITPSTSGCVRDRTLPKNHCDSCHCCREDMHSMHASTLQRKSAKDCKDSYCPPSLCQVPPTEKSKSTVNFSYKAETLTKPKDVEKQSKKFGLKLFRLSFKKDKTKQLANFCAQFPPEEWPLRDEDTPTTIPREVEMEIIRRINPDLTVENVMRHTALMKKLEEEKAQRSKAGSSAHHSGRSKKSRNHRKSHGKSRSHSKTRVSKGDPSDGSHLDIPAEREYEFYDPLTRSPREGCFIIEHKGDNYIMHSNPNMIESHFPMTPEWDVSGELAKRRTEMPFPEPSRGSSHSKVHRSHSHTQDRRSRNERSSKAKERSRSMDNSKGPLGSATLGTPEDTGEGCSPDDQTTSQTYIDDSTLRPSQSLSHQRALISSASYKETCIPEIAGGGVETPSSCSLLEQGKPTENLPSYSELNSCTTKSAVDDYFQCNTSSETVLTAPSPLGKNKEDHDTLTGTDGLKKITPTERQSQHIAREPGVHKEESPKGPSSGSVIAGQTPEVIANGRLVQHHSTESSSLDKRKEIFSKDTLFKPLHNTLSVNSYHKSNTPLLKPHQKTPSDTLPVRCEKLEQAMVTSVTQVMPVSQRQQETTGNQEASFDYYNVSDDDDSEEGANKNAEEEKNRDDVGTMQWLLEREKERDLQRKFEKNLTLLTPKETENSNNQRATHSARLDSMDSSSITVDSGFNSPRTRESLASNTSSIVESNRRQNPALSPAHGGAGPTFNFRATADPPTSEAEKLQKPGNCLQASVTSV comes from the exons GAGTTCCAACACCCAGTCCAGAAATCCTTCGACATACTTTGAATATGCTTGTACGGGAGAGGAAAATATACCCAACTCCGGATGGTTATTTCATTGTAACCCCGCAGACTTACTTTATAACACCATCTCTCATAAGAACTAACAGTAAATGGTACCATTTGGATGAGAGGATACCTGACAGGTCTCAATGTACCTCTCCACAACAAGGAACTATAACTCCCTCCACCTCGGGATGTGTCAGGGACCGAACACTACCCAAAAACCACTGCGACTCCTGCCATTGTTGCAGAGAAGACATGCACAGCATGCATGCATCTACCCTACAGAGGAAATCAGCAAAAGACTGTAAAGACTCATACTGTCCTCCTTCGTTATGTCAGGTCCCACCTACTGAGAAAAGTAAAAGTACTGTCAATTTTTCATATAAAGCAGAGACACTCACAAAGCCTAAGGATGTAGAAAAGCAGTCTAAGAAATTTGGACTCAAATTATTCCGATTAAGTTTTAAGAAGGATAAGACCAAACAGTTGGCAAATTTCTGTGCCCAGTTTCCTCCAGAGGAGTGGCCGCTAAGGGACGAGGACACCCCTACCACTATACCTAGAGAGGTAGAAATGGAGATTATTAGGCGCATTAACCCAGACTTGACTGTGGAAAATGTCATGAGACACACTGCACTAATGAAGAaacttgaagaagaaaaagctcaaCGAAGCAAAGCAGGATCTTCAGCTCACCACAGTGGGCGAAGTAAAAAGAGCAGGAATCACAGAAAGTCTCATGGGAAATCGAGGTCTCACAGCAAGACCCGGGTGTCCAAAGGAGACCCATCAGATGGCTCTCATTTGGATATACCTGCTGAAAGGGAGTATGAGTTCTATGATCCCTTGACTCGATCCCCACGGGAAGGCTGTTTTATAATAGAACACAAGGGAGATAATTATATAATGCACAGCAATCCTAACATGATTGAATCTCACTTTCCCATGACACCAGAGTGGGATGTGTCTGGTGAACTGGCCAAAAGAAGAACTGAAATGCCTTTCCCTGAACCTTCCAGGGGAAGCTCCCACTCCAAGGTCCATCGGAGCCACAGCCATACACAGGATAGACGATCAAGGAATGAGCGGTCCAGTAAGGCTAAAGAAAGGTCTAGATCCATGGATAACTCCAAGGGACCTCTGGGCTCAGCTACTTTAGGCACACCTGAAGATACAGGTGAAGGCTGTAGCCCAGATGACCAAACAACTAGCCAAACCTACATTGATGATAGTACCTTAAGGCCATCTCAGTCTCTCAGTCATCAAAGGGCTCTGATTTCATCTGCAAGCTACAAAGAGACTTGCATCCCTGAAATAGCTGGTGGCGGTGTAGAAACCCCCAGTTCTTGTAGCCTATTGGAACAAGGCAAGCCTACAGAGAATTTGCCATCATATAGTGAGCTCAACTCCTGCACAACAAAATCTGCAGTTGATGACTACTTTCAGTGCAACACATCCAGTGAGACTGTGCTTACTGCTCCATCACCACTGGGAAAGAATAAAGAGGATCATGATACGTTAACAGGGACAGATGggctaaaaaaaattactcccACAGAAAGACAGTCTCAACATATTGCTAGGGAGCCTGGGGTGCACAAGGAGGAGTCCCCAAAGGGCCCAAGCAGTGGTTCAGTGATTGCTGGCCAAACTCCAGAGGTGATTGCAAACGGGCGGCTGGTTCAACACCATAGCACTGAATCAAGCAGCCTtgataaaaggaaagaaatatttagcAAGGATACACTCTTTAAGCCTCTACACAACACTCTTTCTGTGAATAGTTACCATAAGTCTAACACACCTCTGCTAAAGCCCCATCAAAAGACCCCCTCTGACACATTGCCAGTCAGATGTGAGAAACTTGAACAAGCGATGGTAACCTCAGTCACACAAGTCATGCCCGTTTCTCAGAGACAGCAGGAGACAACCGGGAACCAGGAAGCCTCCTTTGACTACTACAACGTATCTGATGATGATGACTCAGAGGAAGGAGCCAACAAAAATGCCgaggaagaaaagaacaggGATGATGTTGGTACGATGCAGTGGCTcctagagagagaaaaggaaagggatttGCAGCGAAAGTTTGAGAAGAATCTTACTCTTCTCACcccaaaggaaacagaaaatagcaACAACCAGAGAGCCACCCACTCAGCCCGCCTGGACAGCatggacagcagcagcattacTGTGGACAGCGGGTTCAACTCTCCACG TACTCGTGAGAGCCTGGCATCCAACACTTCAAGTATTGTTGAAAGCAACAGACGTCAGAACCCCGCTCTGAGCCCTGCACATGGTGGCGCAGGCCCAACGTTCAACTTCCGAGCCACTGCAGACCCACCCACGAGTGAAGCTGAGAAACTGCAGAAACCTGGTAACTGCCTGCAAGCTTCTGTCACTAGTGTCTGA
- the STOX2 gene encoding storkhead-box protein 2 isoform X10, giving the protein MSPITQSQFIPLGEILCLAISAMNSARKQVTQEALMEHLTTCFPGVPTPSPEILRHTLNMLVRERKIYPTPDGYFIVTPQTYFITPSLIRTNSKWYHLDERIPDRSQCTSPQQGTITPSTSGCVRDRTLPKNHCDSCHCCREDMHSMHASTLQRKSAKDCKDSYCPPSLCQVPPTEKSKSTVNFSYKAETLTKPKDVEKQSKKFGLKLFRLSFKKDKTKQLANFCAQFPPEEWPLRDEDTPTTIPREVEMEIIRRINPDLTVENVMRHTALMKKLEEEKAQRSKAGSSAHHSGRSKKSRNHRKSHGKSRSHSKTRVSKGDPSDGSHLDIPAEREYEFYDPLTRSPREGCFIIEHKGDNYIMHSNPNMIESHFPMTPEWDVSGELAKRRTEMPFPEPSRGSSHSKVHRSHSHTQDRRSRNERSSKAKERSRSMDNSKGPLGSATLGTPEDTGEGCSPDDQTTSQTYIDDSTLRPSQSLSHQRALISSASYKETCIPEIAGGGVETPSSCSLLEQGKPTENLPSYSELNSCTTKSAVDDYFQCNTSSETVLTAPSPLGKNKEDHDTLTGTDGLKKITPTERQSQHIAREPGVHKEESPKGPSSGSVIAGQTPEVIANGRLVQHHSTESSSLDKRKEIFSKDTLFKPLHNTLSVNSYHKSNTPLLKPHQKTPSDTLPVRCEKLEQAMVTSVTQVMPVSQRQQETTGNQEASFDYYNVSDDDDSEEGANKNAEEEKNRDDVGTMQWLLEREKERDLQRKFEKNLTLLTPKETENSNNQRATHSARLDSMDSSSITVDSGFNSPRTRESLASNTSSIVESNRRQNPALSPAHGGAGPTFNFRATADPPTSEAEKLQKPGNCLQASVTSV; this is encoded by the exons GAGTTCCAACACCCAGTCCAGAAATCCTTCGACATACTTTGAATATGCTTGTACGGGAGAGGAAAATATACCCAACTCCGGATGGTTATTTCATTGTAACCCCGCAGACTTACTTTATAACACCATCTCTCATAAGAACTAACAGTAAATGGTACCATTTGGATGAGAGGATACCTGACAGGTCTCAATGTACCTCTCCACAACAAGGAACTATAACTCCCTCCACCTCGGGATGTGTCAGGGACCGAACACTACCCAAAAACCACTGCGACTCCTGCCATTGTTGCAGAGAAGACATGCACAGCATGCATGCATCTACCCTACAGAGGAAATCAGCAAAAGACTGTAAAGACTCATACTGTCCTCCTTCGTTATGTCAGGTCCCACCTACTGAGAAAAGTAAAAGTACTGTCAATTTTTCATATAAAGCAGAGACACTCACAAAGCCTAAGGATGTAGAAAAGCAGTCTAAGAAATTTGGACTCAAATTATTCCGATTAAGTTTTAAGAAGGATAAGACCAAACAGTTGGCAAATTTCTGTGCCCAGTTTCCTCCAGAGGAGTGGCCGCTAAGGGACGAGGACACCCCTACCACTATACCTAGAGAGGTAGAAATGGAGATTATTAGGCGCATTAACCCAGACTTGACTGTGGAAAATGTCATGAGACACACTGCACTAATGAAGAaacttgaagaagaaaaagctcaaCGAAGCAAAGCAGGATCTTCAGCTCACCACAGTGGGCGAAGTAAAAAGAGCAGGAATCACAGAAAGTCTCATGGGAAATCGAGGTCTCACAGCAAGACCCGGGTGTCCAAAGGAGACCCATCAGATGGCTCTCATTTGGATATACCTGCTGAAAGGGAGTATGAGTTCTATGATCCCTTGACTCGATCCCCACGGGAAGGCTGTTTTATAATAGAACACAAGGGAGATAATTATATAATGCACAGCAATCCTAACATGATTGAATCTCACTTTCCCATGACACCAGAGTGGGATGTGTCTGGTGAACTGGCCAAAAGAAGAACTGAAATGCCTTTCCCTGAACCTTCCAGGGGAAGCTCCCACTCCAAGGTCCATCGGAGCCACAGCCATACACAGGATAGACGATCAAGGAATGAGCGGTCCAGTAAGGCTAAAGAAAGGTCTAGATCCATGGATAACTCCAAGGGACCTCTGGGCTCAGCTACTTTAGGCACACCTGAAGATACAGGTGAAGGCTGTAGCCCAGATGACCAAACAACTAGCCAAACCTACATTGATGATAGTACCTTAAGGCCATCTCAGTCTCTCAGTCATCAAAGGGCTCTGATTTCATCTGCAAGCTACAAAGAGACTTGCATCCCTGAAATAGCTGGTGGCGGTGTAGAAACCCCCAGTTCTTGTAGCCTATTGGAACAAGGCAAGCCTACAGAGAATTTGCCATCATATAGTGAGCTCAACTCCTGCACAACAAAATCTGCAGTTGATGACTACTTTCAGTGCAACACATCCAGTGAGACTGTGCTTACTGCTCCATCACCACTGGGAAAGAATAAAGAGGATCATGATACGTTAACAGGGACAGATGggctaaaaaaaattactcccACAGAAAGACAGTCTCAACATATTGCTAGGGAGCCTGGGGTGCACAAGGAGGAGTCCCCAAAGGGCCCAAGCAGTGGTTCAGTGATTGCTGGCCAAACTCCAGAGGTGATTGCAAACGGGCGGCTGGTTCAACACCATAGCACTGAATCAAGCAGCCTtgataaaaggaaagaaatatttagcAAGGATACACTCTTTAAGCCTCTACACAACACTCTTTCTGTGAATAGTTACCATAAGTCTAACACACCTCTGCTAAAGCCCCATCAAAAGACCCCCTCTGACACATTGCCAGTCAGATGTGAGAAACTTGAACAAGCGATGGTAACCTCAGTCACACAAGTCATGCCCGTTTCTCAGAGACAGCAGGAGACAACCGGGAACCAGGAAGCCTCCTTTGACTACTACAACGTATCTGATGATGATGACTCAGAGGAAGGAGCCAACAAAAATGCCgaggaagaaaagaacaggGATGATGTTGGTACGATGCAGTGGCTcctagagagagaaaaggaaagggatttGCAGCGAAAGTTTGAGAAGAATCTTACTCTTCTCACcccaaaggaaacagaaaatagcaACAACCAGAGAGCCACCCACTCAGCCCGCCTGGACAGCatggacagcagcagcattacTGTGGACAGCGGGTTCAACTCTCCACG TACTCGTGAGAGCCTGGCATCCAACACTTCAAGTATTGTTGAAAGCAACAGACGTCAGAACCCCGCTCTGAGCCCTGCACATGGTGGCGCAGGCCCAACGTTCAACTTCCGAGCCACTGCAGACCCACCCACGAGTGAAGCTGAGAAACTGCAGAAACCTGGTAACTGCCTGCAAGCTTCTGTCACTAGTGTCTGA
- the STOX2 gene encoding storkhead-box protein 2 isoform X9 yields MGNCLWLHTGDVSPISMSPITQSQFIPLGEILCLAISAMNSARKQVTQEALMEHLTTCFPGVPTPSPEILRHTLNMLVRERKIYPTPDGYFIVTPQTYFITPSLIRTNSKWYHLDERIPDRSQCTSPQQGTITPSTSGCVRDRTLPKNHCDSCHCCREDMHSMHASTLQRKSAKDCKDSYCPPSLCQVPPTEKSKSTVNFSYKAETLTKPKDVEKQSKKFGLKLFRLSFKKDKTKQLANFCAQFPPEEWPLRDEDTPTTIPREVEMEIIRRINPDLTVENVMRHTALMKKLEEEKAQRSKAGSSAHHSGRSKKSRNHRKSHGKSRSHSKTRVSKGDPSDGSHLDIPAEREYEFYDPLTRSPREGCFIIEHKGDNYIMHSNPNMIESHFPMTPEWDVSGELAKRRTEMPFPEPSRGSSHSKVHRSHSHTQDRRSRNERSSKAKERSRSMDNSKGPLGSATLGTPEDTGEGCSPDDQTTSQTYIDDSTLRPSQSLSHQRALISSASYKETCIPEIAGGGVETPSSCSLLEQGKPTENLPSYSELNSCTTKSAVDDYFQCNTSSETVLTAPSPLGKNKEDHDTLTGTDGLKKITPTERQSQHIAREPGVHKEESPKGPSSGSVIAGQTPEVIANGRLVQHHSTESSSLDKRKEIFSKDTLFKPLHNTLSVNSYHKSNTPLLKPHQKTPSDTLPVRCEKLEQAMVTSVTQVMPVSQRQQETTGNQEASFDYYNVSDDDDSEEGANKNAEEEKNRDDVGTMQWLLEREKERDLQRKFEKNLTLLTPKETENSNNQRATHSARLDSMDSSSITVDSGFNSPRTRESLASNTSSIVESNRRQNPALSPAHGGAGPTFNFRATADPPTSEAEKLQKPGNCLQASVTSV; encoded by the exons GAGTTCCAACACCCAGTCCAGAAATCCTTCGACATACTTTGAATATGCTTGTACGGGAGAGGAAAATATACCCAACTCCGGATGGTTATTTCATTGTAACCCCGCAGACTTACTTTATAACACCATCTCTCATAAGAACTAACAGTAAATGGTACCATTTGGATGAGAGGATACCTGACAGGTCTCAATGTACCTCTCCACAACAAGGAACTATAACTCCCTCCACCTCGGGATGTGTCAGGGACCGAACACTACCCAAAAACCACTGCGACTCCTGCCATTGTTGCAGAGAAGACATGCACAGCATGCATGCATCTACCCTACAGAGGAAATCAGCAAAAGACTGTAAAGACTCATACTGTCCTCCTTCGTTATGTCAGGTCCCACCTACTGAGAAAAGTAAAAGTACTGTCAATTTTTCATATAAAGCAGAGACACTCACAAAGCCTAAGGATGTAGAAAAGCAGTCTAAGAAATTTGGACTCAAATTATTCCGATTAAGTTTTAAGAAGGATAAGACCAAACAGTTGGCAAATTTCTGTGCCCAGTTTCCTCCAGAGGAGTGGCCGCTAAGGGACGAGGACACCCCTACCACTATACCTAGAGAGGTAGAAATGGAGATTATTAGGCGCATTAACCCAGACTTGACTGTGGAAAATGTCATGAGACACACTGCACTAATGAAGAaacttgaagaagaaaaagctcaaCGAAGCAAAGCAGGATCTTCAGCTCACCACAGTGGGCGAAGTAAAAAGAGCAGGAATCACAGAAAGTCTCATGGGAAATCGAGGTCTCACAGCAAGACCCGGGTGTCCAAAGGAGACCCATCAGATGGCTCTCATTTGGATATACCTGCTGAAAGGGAGTATGAGTTCTATGATCCCTTGACTCGATCCCCACGGGAAGGCTGTTTTATAATAGAACACAAGGGAGATAATTATATAATGCACAGCAATCCTAACATGATTGAATCTCACTTTCCCATGACACCAGAGTGGGATGTGTCTGGTGAACTGGCCAAAAGAAGAACTGAAATGCCTTTCCCTGAACCTTCCAGGGGAAGCTCCCACTCCAAGGTCCATCGGAGCCACAGCCATACACAGGATAGACGATCAAGGAATGAGCGGTCCAGTAAGGCTAAAGAAAGGTCTAGATCCATGGATAACTCCAAGGGACCTCTGGGCTCAGCTACTTTAGGCACACCTGAAGATACAGGTGAAGGCTGTAGCCCAGATGACCAAACAACTAGCCAAACCTACATTGATGATAGTACCTTAAGGCCATCTCAGTCTCTCAGTCATCAAAGGGCTCTGATTTCATCTGCAAGCTACAAAGAGACTTGCATCCCTGAAATAGCTGGTGGCGGTGTAGAAACCCCCAGTTCTTGTAGCCTATTGGAACAAGGCAAGCCTACAGAGAATTTGCCATCATATAGTGAGCTCAACTCCTGCACAACAAAATCTGCAGTTGATGACTACTTTCAGTGCAACACATCCAGTGAGACTGTGCTTACTGCTCCATCACCACTGGGAAAGAATAAAGAGGATCATGATACGTTAACAGGGACAGATGggctaaaaaaaattactcccACAGAAAGACAGTCTCAACATATTGCTAGGGAGCCTGGGGTGCACAAGGAGGAGTCCCCAAAGGGCCCAAGCAGTGGTTCAGTGATTGCTGGCCAAACTCCAGAGGTGATTGCAAACGGGCGGCTGGTTCAACACCATAGCACTGAATCAAGCAGCCTtgataaaaggaaagaaatatttagcAAGGATACACTCTTTAAGCCTCTACACAACACTCTTTCTGTGAATAGTTACCATAAGTCTAACACACCTCTGCTAAAGCCCCATCAAAAGACCCCCTCTGACACATTGCCAGTCAGATGTGAGAAACTTGAACAAGCGATGGTAACCTCAGTCACACAAGTCATGCCCGTTTCTCAGAGACAGCAGGAGACAACCGGGAACCAGGAAGCCTCCTTTGACTACTACAACGTATCTGATGATGATGACTCAGAGGAAGGAGCCAACAAAAATGCCgaggaagaaaagaacaggGATGATGTTGGTACGATGCAGTGGCTcctagagagagaaaaggaaagggatttGCAGCGAAAGTTTGAGAAGAATCTTACTCTTCTCACcccaaaggaaacagaaaatagcaACAACCAGAGAGCCACCCACTCAGCCCGCCTGGACAGCatggacagcagcagcattacTGTGGACAGCGGGTTCAACTCTCCACG TACTCGTGAGAGCCTGGCATCCAACACTTCAAGTATTGTTGAAAGCAACAGACGTCAGAACCCCGCTCTGAGCCCTGCACATGGTGGCGCAGGCCCAACGTTCAACTTCCGAGCCACTGCAGACCCACCCACGAGTGAAGCTGAGAAACTGCAGAAACCTGGTAACTGCCTGCAAGCTTCTGTCACTAGTGTCTGA